A part of Apostichopus japonicus isolate 1M-3 chromosome 10, ASM3797524v1, whole genome shotgun sequence genomic DNA contains:
- the LOC139975184 gene encoding ras-related protein Rab6: protein MSSSGDFGNPLRKFKLVFLGEQSVGKTSLITRFMYDSFDNTYQATIGIDFLSKTMYLEDRTVRLQLWDTAGQERFRSLIPSYIRDSTVAVVVYDITNVNSFHQTSKWIDDVRTERGSDVIIMLVGNKTDLADKRQVSIDEGERKAKELNVMFIETSAKAGYNVKQLFRRVAAALPGMETSDNKNPGDMTEVVLQQTEQEPQQQDRTCAC, encoded by the exons ATGTCGTCCTCGGGAGACTTCGGAAACCCCTTAAGAAAATTTAAGCTTGTATTTTTAGGAGAACAGAGTG TTGGTAAAACATCTCTGATTACCAGATTTATGTATGATAGCTTTGATAACACATATCAG GCAACTATTGGTATAGACTTTCTTTCCAAGACCATGTACCTTGAAGATAGAACTGTTAGACTGCAGTTATGGGACACTGCCGGGCAGGAGCGATTCCGAAGCTTAATTCCAAGTTACATTCGTGATTCCACAGTGGCTGTTGTAGTTTATGACATTACAA atGTAAATTCCTTCCATCAAACTTCAAAGTGGATTGATGACGTGAGGACGGAGAGAGGTAGTGATGTGATCATTATGCTTGTCGGAAACAAGACAGATTTGGCTGACAAAAG acaaGTTTCAATAGATGAAGGTGAGAGGAAAGCCAAAGAGTTGAATGTGATGTTCATAGAAACTAGTGCAAAAGCCGGATACAATGTGAAACAG CTCTTCCGAAGGGTAGCAGCTGCACTGCCTGGCATGGAGACTTCTGACAATAAGAATCCAGGAGACA TGACAGAAGTGGTCCTGCAACAGACGGAGCAAGAACCGCAGCAGCAAGACCGAACATGTGCATGCTGA